The following DNA comes from Alphaproteobacteria bacterium HT1-32.
CGGCCTTTACCATGGTCGGGCTGCCGGACAAGGCGGTGGGGGAAAGCCGGGAGAGAGTGCGGGCGGCGCTGTCGGCAATGGGGCTGGCCCTGCCGCCGAAGCGGGTGACGATCAATCTGTCACCGGCGGATGTCACGAAGGAAGGTGGTCATTACGATCTGCCGGTGGCGCTGGGCCTGCTGGCGGCGCTCGGCGCGGTACCCCAGGATGCGCTGGACCGGTTTGTGGCGCTGGGCGAACTGGCGCTGGACGGGGCCATTGCACCGGTTGCGGGTGTCCTGCCGGCCGCCATTGGCGCAGTTGCCAGAGGGCGCGGCATCATCTGCCCGCCGGATCAGGGCAGCGAAGCGCTCTGGGCCGGGGATGTCGATGTGCTGGCCCCGCCCAACCTGCTGGCGCTGGTCAATCATTTCAGTGGTGCTCAGTGTCTCGGTCCGCCGCGTCGGGGAGACCGCCCGCCTGAACCGGTCTATCCGGACATGAAGGAGGTCAAAGGGCAGGCGGCGGCCAAACGTGCCCTCGAAATCGCCGCGGCGGGCGGCCATAACATGTTGCTGATCGGTCCTCCGGGGTCGGGCAAGTCGATGCTGGCGTCCCGGCTACCGGGTCTGCTGCCGCCGCTGGCGCCGGACGAGATGCTGGAAGTCTCGATGATCCATTCGGTTGCCGGCTGCATCGGCCCCGCCGGTCTGCATCGCGCCCGGCCCTTCCGGGATCCGCATCAGTCGGCATCATTGCCGGCGCTGGTGGGGGGAGGGCTGAAGGTGCGGCCGGGGGAGGCATCGCTGGCCCATCGCGGGGTGCTGTTCCTCGACGAGTTGCCGGAGTTTCAGCGCGCCACGCTGGAGGCGCTGCGTCAGCCGATGGAAACCGGGCGCATTTCGGTTGCCCGGGCTAATATGCATGTCACCTATCCGGCCCGGTTCCAGCTTGTGGCGGCGATGAACCCCTGCCGTTGCGGCTTTCTGGGTGATGAGCAACGGGCCTGTTCCCGCGCGCCGGCCTGTGGTCGTGATTATCAGGCCCGGATTTCCGGCCCGCTGTTCGATCGTATCGACCTGCATGTCGATGCCCCGCCGGTCAACCCGCTGGATCTGGCGGATGCCCCGCCGGGAGAGGCCACGCAGATAATTGCCGCAAGGGTTGCGGTGGCACGCGCGATCCAGGCCGAACGTTATGCCGGACAGGACGGGGTGCGCCTGAATGCGGAGGCGGATGGCGATCTGCTGGAAGAAGTTGCCCGTCCCGATGCGGATGGTCGCAGCCTGCTGGTCGATGCGGCCCGGATGCTGGGATTGTCCGGTCGCGGATATCACCGCATTCTCCGTGTCGCCCGCACGCTGGCCGATCTGGACGGCAGCGACGGGGTGCGCCGCATCCATATTGCCGAGGCCATCAGCTACCGGCGCATGGCCATGGGAGGATAGGGCTTTCCGGTTGCAGACAGAATGATATTATCCGGCAGAAGTTCCGGAGACTGCTGTTGCCGTATAAAGTTGATTTATCACCTGACCGAAAGCTGAATTGCTGGTGGCTGACCGGCCATATCGTGACATCCGATATTGTGTCATCGATGGCGGAAATGGCGGCTCATCCGGAGTTTTTGCCAGACCGGAACACAATCGTTTTTATCGATGGACAGGCTGACCTTTCAGCTTTTGACCTGTCAGAGTTCCGCAATGCACTGGCTCAGGTGAAGACGCAGAATCAGTCAATCCGGGGCGGGGTGAATATCCGCTGTGCCATTCTCAGTGGCAGTATTGCTGATCAGGGAATCCTCGGCCTCTGGGAGGCACTAAGCTCTGTGGGTGAAACAACCGGCGTTGAATTTCGCATTTTCATGAATGAAAAGACGGCGATGAACTGGCTCCTGGATTAATCAGGCATTGCCCGCAATCTGCTGTGGAGATGGGAATTGACCAGCGACTTCTACCAGAGCTACAGCGCCTTCAAGAAATATGAAACGCCGGGACTGTCATCAAAGGACATCGCCCGGTTTGACGATGAAGTCTGGCATCGGGCGGCGTTTGGCCGGGATATGCGTATTCTTGAACTGGGTTGTGGCACGGGCCAGTTCCTCGCCTATCTGGCAGCCAGAGGCATTCAGGACATGGTCGGCATTGACCATGACCCGGAGGTGACGGCGGTTGCACCGGAGTCCGTCCGGGACCGGATTATTATTCAGGATGTTCGTGACTGGCTGCACCAGACTGCGGGTGAGCAGCCTTTTGACCGGATCGTGCTGATGGATGTGCTGGAGCATTTCACTGCATCTGACGGCATGTCGCTGATCCGGGATCTGGCAGGCCGTCTGGCGCCGGGTGGCCGGATTGTCGTCAAGGTACCGAATGCGGGATCACCCTGGGGGCTGACCTATCAGTTCGGTGACCTGACGCATCTGACGGCCTTCAACAGTATCAGCCTCCGCCAGCTTGCGGTCGCCGCCGGATTGCAGGTCGAGCAGATTTACGACCAGCATCGCGGTTCGCGCCGGCGTCGTTTTACCGACGCGGCGCTTCGTCGTTTTCTCGGATGGGCGTTGCTGACACCGCCCCCTCTTTGGGGGCCGAACCTGTACGGCGTATTCTCCGCCAGCGACAGCAACTGATCCGGGGATCAGGCTTTGACGCCGCAGGCCTTGCTGGCTGCCTTATGCGCGGCGGTGAAGCCGGACAGGGAATAGACATCCTTGGTCAGGGTGCCACGGGAAGAACGGCCTTCGACGACCAGGGTTGAACCGGCCCGCATCATCTTCACCAGCTTGTTGTCCGTGTCGTCATCGACAGCCCAGGCAGAATCCTGATCGGTAAACAGTTTTGTCTGTTTGCCGTCAATCTCGACCTCGACTTCGGATTGCAGCTTGTAGGTGTAGCCGGCAACGACGTTGACCACATTCATGTCTTTCGACTTCGGATGGTGCGTGACCATCACATAGGTCTGTCCGCGCTTGCTGTATTTGCCTTCGCTTTTCTCCGGCGTGGCAAACAGGTAGCAGACTTTCTGCTTCTCTGTCTTATAGACAAAGGCTTCCCATTCACTGAACTTGCCGAGGCGCTGTTCGGCGGCATGGGCCGGGGTGACAAGGATAAGGGCGACCGCCATGGCGGCACCGGTGGGCAGGCAGGTGTGGAACAGGGACCTGATCGTCGGCATGAAACGCATGCGTCTCCTCGCTTTCGCGGTTGCTGATCTGGGTTCAGATAGTGTCTTAACCGTGATCGGTTGATGATTCCTTAATTTGAGGCACTCTGAAGCAGTAAAGTTTCAACAGCTATTCTGTCCGCACGATAATCTGGAAGACATGATGACACAGGCAAATCCGGTTCTGGTTGAGGTGACACGCGGTGATATGGTCGAGAGTCGCCATCGTGGTTCGGTGGCGGTGGTTGACGCCCGCGGCAAGGTGGTGATGGCGATTGGCGATATCTCCGCGCCGGTTTATGCCCGCAGTTCGGCCAAGCCGCTGCAGGCCCTGCCGTTCGTTGAAAGTGGTGCAGCGGACGCTTTCGGATTTGGTGATGTCGAGATTGCGTTGTCCTGTGCCTCGCATAATGGCGAAGCCGAACATGTCGCGAAAGTTTCCGAGATGCTGGCCCGGGTCGGGTTGAGCGGTGATGCGCTGGAATGCGGGGTGCAGTTGCCGGACAAGGAAGTTGCGTTCCGGCCGCTGATCGAAAACGGGGTCACGCCGCGTGCCGTACACAACAATTGTTCCGGCAAGCATGCGGGATTTTTGTCTACAGCTGTTCATCTGGAAGATAATCCCGCCGGTTATATCGGACCGGACCATCCGGTGATGGAGCGGGTGACGGCGGCCATGCGTGACATGACCGGTGAATCCTTCGGCAGTTCACCCTGTGGTTTTGACGGCTGTGGCATTCCGGTCATCGGTGCCAGCCTGACAGGCTGGGCGCAGGGCATGGCGAGGATGGCGGCCCCTGACGGTCTTGCCCCGGCACGGGCCGAGGCCGCGAAACGTATTGTCAGGGCAATGACGGAAGAGCCGTTTTATGTCGCGGGGCGAGGCCGCTTCTGTACCCAGGTCATGAAAATTGTTCGTGAGAAGGCTGCGATCAAAACCGGTGCGGAAGGTGTTTATGCCGGGATATTACCGGGCCTTGGTCTGGGGGTTGCCCTGAAAATTGATGACGGTGGCACCCGGGCCGCCGAAGTGGCGATGGGGGCTGTGATGGTGCATCTCGGGGTTGTGTCCGGAGAGCATCTCGACCGGCTTACCGATATCCTGACCCCGCCGATCCATAACCGCAATGGTGTCCTCTGTGGCCATACCCGTGCAGCCGAGGGCTGGCTCGACGGCTAGAATCTAGTCCTTGCCGATATGACGGCCTTCCGGGACGGGCAGGCTGGCCTCAAATTTCCGCAGGGTCCGAAGCACCGGGCCGCCCTGCTGATGTTCCGGCAGGCTTTCGGTCGGGGCGCCGGGGCGGACAGGCCGTTCGGCATAGCGACCCAGGCAGACCATCCGGTCATACATCACGATGGCGCCGGCAATGCCGACATTGACGCAGAAAGCGAGCGGGATCTTGACGATGAAATCGCATTTTTCCTGCATGGCCGGGCTGAGATCGCCCCGTTCCGGTCCCAGAACATAGGCCGCCCGCCGGGGGTGGCGGAAGCTTGGCAGTTCAATGGCGTCTTCCGTCAGCTCAATGCCGACGATCTGGCATCCCGACGGCAGCATCATCTCGTCCACGGTGTCGAAGGCATAGAAAGGCATATTGTCGCGGGCATTTGACGTGTCCGACAGCCGGACCACTTTCTCACGGTATTGCGGATTGACGGTGAATACGAAGCTGGAACCGAAGGCATGGGCAGACCGGAACAGGTTGCCGATATTCATTGCCTTGTTCCCGCCTTCGATACCAATCCCGAAATAGCCGCGCATTGTCCTGTCCTCAGCCGTTTATCCAGCGGGCTTGCCAGCCCATGCGGGTTAATGCCGGTTTGACCGGTTGACGACAACCTTTTCGTCATCGGACGGATATCGGGTTTTACTCCTCCCGGAGAAAATAGATCAGGTCGAGGACCGGCGGTGGTGTTGTTGTCTGGCTCAGCAGGCCATGTGCCTGGCCGCGATGATGGGTGGCATGGTTGAACAGGTGACCCAGCACCAGCCTGAGCGGTGTGACACAGGCTTCACCGGACGTGGTGTGGTAGGCCAGATCACCTTCAAGACGGGCAGGTTTCATATCCAGCAGCGTGTTGATGATCGTCTCGTCAAAGCTTTCCCGGGCGGACCAGAGCGAGTCGAGATCGTCGTAGAGGACTTCATCCAGCCGGCTGATGCCGCTGTCCCGCCCTTCGATGCGGGATATCCAGATGCGATCACCGACAAGGATATGATTCAGCGTGCCATGCAGGGAGCCGAAAAAAGCCTGCCGGTTACGGTAATAATCGTCACTGCTGAGTTTCGAGGCGGCATCATACAGGCGGTTGTTGGCCCACCGGTTATAGCGTGACAACAGACGGAAATAATCGAGGTCGCTCATCTCAACTCCTTTTTGCCGTCTCCTTCAGGCGTCCGTCGAGCGCGGCGCGGCGGGAGGGTTTCAGGGCCAGGATATTACCGAACACCACCAGCACGACACCGCCAACAGCAGGCAGGGTCCAGTGATAGTTCTCAAACATTGTGGACAACAGCAATGCCACCAGCGGAAACAGCACGGTGGCATAGGCGGCCCTGTCAGCCCCGATCCGGCCCAGCAGGGTCAGATAGGCGCCAAAACCGAAGACGGTGCCGAACAGCGACAGATAGACCAGCGACAGCAGATAGGGTGCCTGCCAGTCGATGATGAAATCCCGGCCCAGCAGCAGGGCGACAGTAGCGGCAACCATTGAACCGTAGAGCATGCCCCAGGCGTTGGTCTGGATGACCGGCAGACCGCTGCGCTGGTTCCGTCCGGAAATCAGATTACCGACCGAGGCGAGAGCCGTTCCGGCAATGCAGAGTGCCATGCCCCGGAAGCCTTCGTCCTCAAAATTGAAACCTTTGAGTTCCGGCAGAAACAGCAGGCCAATGCCGCCCAGTCCTATAATGGCACTGACGGCCACCCGGGGACGGACAGGTTGCCCGAAGAACAGCGCGCCAAGGCTGATATTGAACAGAATGATCATCGAAAAGGAGACGGCGACCAGGCCGCTGGTGACAAACCCCGTCGCAAAATAAAAGATCAGATAATTGCCGGAAAACAGGAAGCAGCCCTGAAAGGCAATCCAGCAATGCTGTCGCCAGTTGAAGCGCAGGTTTTTGCCCCGCAGCAGGCACCAGCCAAACAGGATCAGACTGGCTGAAATGAATCGCCAGACGATCGAGACTTCCGGTGAGACCACGCCAAGCTGAAAGATGATGGCGTACCATGTGGTACCCCAGATCAGGACGGTGGTTGCGTAGAGAAAGCTGTTTGTCATTTGCCTGATCTGGCTACTGCCAAGTCGGGCCTCTCGTCAATTGAAACAATGCCTCCATGACAAATCCCGAACGCATGGTGGTTGCGATGCGGGCTTTCTGTTACCATCTCAGGGTCAGTAACTGACGAGGTGAGTTATGGTCGAGAAAACCGATATCCGAACCAGAATCATCGAAGCCGCGCTTGTTTGCGCGGCAGATTGCGACTGGCGGGACGTGTCGATGGCTGACATTGCGGCGAAAGCAGATATCAGCATCGCCGACCTTTACGAAGAATTTTCCAGCCGGTCTGCGCTGCTGAACGGATTTGGCCGGATGATTGATGCCGGGGTACTGGCAGGCGGTGCGGCTGCCATGGACGAACCGGCGGCAGACCGTCTGTTCGATGTGCTGATGCGCCGCTTTGATATGCTCAACCGCTATCGTGAGGGGGTATTGTCGATTGTAGATGCATCATCGCGAGACCCGATGATGGCACTATGTGGTGCCGGTCAGCTGCGCCAGTCCATGAGCTGGATGCTGGAAGCAGCAGGCCTGTCATCCGACGGATGGCGCGGCATGCTCCGGATCAAGGGACTGATGGCTGTGTATCTTTATACGCTGCGTGTCTGGATGCGGGATGACAGTGAAGATATGGCGAAAACCATGGCAGCCCTCGACCGGGCGCTGAAACAGGCTGGCCGGTTTGCGTCCGGGATGGAGCGCGGGCTGTCGCGCATGCCCGGACGGCGCAGAGGCGCGGCTGAGACAGAACCGGCGGCGGAGGCTGCTGTTTAATCGTCGGCTGATACCGGCCGGCATCACAGAAGGAGAGAAGATATGGCGAAGAAGACCCAGTCTATGCCCGGTTTTGACCCGATGGCCTTCTGGAAAGACTTTGATCCGGCAAAAATGATGGGCGACATGCAGGCGCCGGGAATTGATGTCCAGTCGATTGTCCAGTTCCAGCAGCGCAACCTTGAAGCACTGGCCGCCGCAAACCGGACGGCCTTTGAAGGTGCGCAGGCAGTGATGGCTCGGCAGGCGGAAATCCTGCGTGAGGCGATGGAAGAAATGCGGGGTGCCGTGGAGTCAATGTCGACGAAAAATCTGCCGGAAGATGTTGTCGTCCAGCAGACCGACATGATGAAACAGTCGTTTGAAAAAACCGTTTCCAACATGCGCGAA
Coding sequences within:
- a CDS encoding asparaginase, coding for MTQANPVLVEVTRGDMVESRHRGSVAVVDARGKVVMAIGDISAPVYARSSAKPLQALPFVESGAADAFGFGDVEIALSCASHNGEAEHVAKVSEMLARVGLSGDALECGVQLPDKEVAFRPLIENGVTPRAVHNNCSGKHAGFLSTAVHLEDNPAGYIGPDHPVMERVTAAMRDMTGESFGSSPCGFDGCGIPVIGASLTGWAQGMARMAAPDGLAPARAEAAKRIVRAMTEEPFYVAGRGRFCTQVMKIVREKAAIKTGAEGVYAGILPGLGLGVALKIDDGGTRAAEVAMGAVMVHLGVVSGEHLDRLTDILTPPIHNRNGVLCGHTRAAEGWLDG
- a CDS encoding TetR family transcriptional regulator — its product is MVEKTDIRTRIIEAALVCAADCDWRDVSMADIAAKADISIADLYEEFSSRSALLNGFGRMIDAGVLAGGAAAMDEPAADRLFDVLMRRFDMLNRYREGVLSIVDASSRDPMMALCGAGQLRQSMSWMLEAAGLSSDGWRGMLRIKGLMAVYLYTLRVWMRDDSEDMAKTMAALDRALKQAGRFASGMERGLSRMPGRRRGAAETEPAAEAAV
- a CDS encoding damage-inducible protein DinB is translated as MSDLDYFRLLSRYNRWANNRLYDAASKLSSDDYYRNRQAFFGSLHGTLNHILVGDRIWISRIEGRDSGISRLDEVLYDDLDSLWSARESFDETIINTLLDMKPARLEGDLAYHTTSGEACVTPLRLVLGHLFNHATHHRGQAHGLLSQTTTPPPVLDLIYFLREE
- a CDS encoding YifB family Mg chelatase-like AAA ATPase, encoding MVARVETVAFLGIEVKPIDVQVHITNGMPAFTMVGLPDKAVGESRERVRAALSAMGLALPPKRVTINLSPADVTKEGGHYDLPVALGLLAALGAVPQDALDRFVALGELALDGAIAPVAGVLPAAIGAVARGRGIICPPDQGSEALWAGDVDVLAPPNLLALVNHFSGAQCLGPPRRGDRPPEPVYPDMKEVKGQAAAKRALEIAAAGGHNMLLIGPPGSGKSMLASRLPGLLPPLAPDEMLEVSMIHSVAGCIGPAGLHRARPFRDPHQSASLPALVGGGLKVRPGEASLAHRGVLFLDELPEFQRATLEALRQPMETGRISVARANMHVTYPARFQLVAAMNPCRCGFLGDEQRACSRAPACGRDYQARISGPLFDRIDLHVDAPPVNPLDLADAPPGEATQIIAARVAVARAIQAERYAGQDGVRLNAEADGDLLEEVARPDADGRSLLVDAARMLGLSGRGYHRILRVARTLADLDGSDGVRRIHIAEAISYRRMAMGG
- a CDS encoding phasin family protein produces the protein MAFWKDFDPAKMMGDMQAPGIDVQSIVQFQQRNLEALAAANRTAFEGAQAVMARQAEILREAMEEMRGAVESMSTKNLPEDVVVQQTDMMKQSFEKTVSNMRELSEMMAKSNTQAVDEVNRRIGESLEELKSNIKKAKG
- a CDS encoding TrmH family RNA methyltransferase, coding for MRGYFGIGIEGGNKAMNIGNLFRSAHAFGSSFVFTVNPQYREKVVRLSDTSNARDNMPFYAFDTVDEMMLPSGCQIVGIELTEDAIELPSFRHPRRAAYVLGPERGDLSPAMQEKCDFIVKIPLAFCVNVGIAGAIVMYDRMVCLGRYAERPVRPGAPTESLPEHQQGGPVLRTLRKFEASLPVPEGRHIGKD
- a CDS encoding methyltransferase domain-containing protein, whose translation is MARNLLWRWELTSDFYQSYSAFKKYETPGLSSKDIARFDDEVWHRAAFGRDMRILELGCGTGQFLAYLAARGIQDMVGIDHDPEVTAVAPESVRDRIIIQDVRDWLHQTAGEQPFDRIVLMDVLEHFTASDGMSLIRDLAGRLAPGGRIVVKVPNAGSPWGLTYQFGDLTHLTAFNSISLRQLAVAAGLQVEQIYDQHRGSRRRRFTDAALRRFLGWALLTPPPLWGPNLYGVFSASDSN
- a CDS encoding EamA family transporter yields the protein MTNSFLYATTVLIWGTTWYAIIFQLGVVSPEVSIVWRFISASLILFGWCLLRGKNLRFNWRQHCWIAFQGCFLFSGNYLIFYFATGFVTSGLVAVSFSMIILFNISLGALFFGQPVRPRVAVSAIIGLGGIGLLFLPELKGFNFEDEGFRGMALCIAGTALASVGNLISGRNQRSGLPVIQTNAWGMLYGSMVAATVALLLGRDFIIDWQAPYLLSLVYLSLFGTVFGFGAYLTLLGRIGADRAAYATVLFPLVALLLSTMFENYHWTLPAVGGVVLVVFGNILALKPSRRAALDGRLKETAKRS